The genomic region CCCTGGGACTACGATAACCATAAGTTTTTCAGCTTTTGGCTTATGCCCTCTGTCTTGCTGATGGCCTCGTCGCTCCTTTACGTTTATAGGATTCGATGGGTGGGAAAGCCGCTTTTCGCAGTGCTGCTAGCGTTTGCGGTGCTAACCGGCGCCCTTGTTGCCGCATTCATCATCGGGCACCCATACGTGGAGCTTAGTAAAGCCGACCTCTACGCTGGAGGGTGGATAATCGACAATACGCCTCGAGACTCGGTATTTTTAACGTCGGACTCGCCCATACATGCCGTGACAACAGTGGCGGGCCGTAAATCGTACCTTGGCTACGAGGGGTGGCTTTACACGCACGGCATCGACTATAGCGAGCGCCTTCGCGCCGAGAAGAAGATGTTCGGCGCATACGATGAGAACGAAACCCTACACCTCCTCAAGGATAATGGCATCGACTACGTTTTCATAGGGCCGTCCGAAATAAATTCCAGCCAGTTCTACGTGAATGAGCAATTCTTTGAGGATCATTTCCCTTGCGTGTTTAACTGGACCGATCCGGAATACCACAATACATACCGGATATTTAAAGTAATAACCTGAGAGATGCGTAAGCTATAAATAATAAGAATTGTCTTGTTATGTTGTCCTTTTGGGCTCCGGTAGTGTAGACCGGCCAATCATGACGGACTCTCACTCCGTCGACTGGGGTTCAAATCCCCACCGGAGCATATTTTATATTATCCTCTCGTTTATAATGATGACCAGCATATTTTTATTCGCCGGCGAACTCAAGCGGGTCTATCTGGCCCCGGAGGAACGCTATAGTCCTACGCGCGGCCGAGAGGCACGGCGCGCCACCCACGAGAAGGCAGACGAACAGGGCTTCCATTATCTCTTGCTTCGTGGCCCCCAGGTAAAGCGCTGCCTTAGCATGGGTATCGACACACTTTGAGCACTGCTGCTGGGCGGACAGACACATCGCTATAATACGCTTCTGCTTCTCAGATAACGCTCCATCCTTAAGGATAACATCGTCCAGCCTGGAGATCGTCTCAAACATCTCAGGATCGGTATCCTTAATGGACTCGAGAAGCTGGGGCACGAAGCCCGTCTTTTTATGGAATATTTCAAACTCTTTATATGGCATGGACCATTCTCCCTTATAAAATATGTTTTATAAGCTTAAATCCTTACTGGTTAAGCGATTTAGACATCAGTCTATGCCTTTTAGCCTGAACCGCTCTTCAGCCTCTTCGCCGCGATACCTCGAGTCTTCCATGGCCACGCAAATCTCCTCTACTTCGCCATCCGGTGTCTTCTCGATGCAACGCCGTTTTTTTCTGGGAGGAAAGGTCATGTTAAAGACATTTATGCGTACGCTCAAATCATTTTGCGATAACTTTAACGGAATTGAAGACGATTGTGACATGGGAGGAATGCCGTGAACGACGTTTTCAAGAATATCTATCTAAGGCGGGCCGTGAGAGACTACAGGCCAGATGATGTTCCGGATGATATTATCAGGGAGCTGATAAAGGCGGGCACTTATGCTCCGAGCGCAGTGAACAGGCAGCCGTGGAGGTTTGTGGTGATAAAGGACAGGGACATGATTGCGAGGCTTTCGGACCGGGCGAAAAAGCTATGGCTTGACACGGCCAGGCTTGATGACCCAGAGGCCGCACGGCTTGCCACTGCCATGAGGATGCCGGGCTTTAACATCTTTTATAATGCCCCCGTGCTCGTCCTCATCTTTGCCGCCCCCGGGGCCATGTACCCAGAATGTGAGTGTGCCCTTGCCGCTGAGAACATGATGCTTGCCGCCCGTTCCCTGGGCATCGGTAGCTGCTGGATAGGCCTGGCCATGCCGCTCGGCTCCGATAAATCCACGCTTGATGAGCTTAAGGTCCCTGAAGGCCATCGCCTGGTAGCCCCTCTCATCTTTGGCTACCCCGTGAAGGATGCCCAGACGGCGCCGCCGCGCAATGAAGACGTCATCCTCAACTGGATACAAAAAAGTAGCACCTAAAAATAACCACGGTGTGGTGAGAACACAGAACAAAGCCTATATTATTCAACGCACGGGCATTACTCATCTTTTTTCGGAAAGATCGGTGATGAAGGCGTAAAAATACATCGGCCTCCCATCTTTGTCAAAGGCCACGCGGTCGAAGACTTCGACGGGCACCCGTGTTCCATCCTTCCTCACGTATTCTTTCCTGTATATTGCGGGCATCCCTGACCTTACCTGGCCTGCGATGATCCCCGACTCCTGCCTGCGCCACTCAGGCGGCGTCAGGTCCTCCACGCGCTTTGAAACTAGCTCTTCTTTAGCATACCCGACTAGTCTGGCGAATGCGCCGTTACAGCCTTTTATGATACCCGCAGCGTCCGCTATAATGAAGGGCTGGTACGAGCCTTCTACGGCCTCCAGCAAAAACTCTATACACTTTCCAAATTCATCCGCGGGCTTTTGGCCTTGCTGCACTTGCATGATTACCATATAATTGACCGATATGATAAAAAACTATCATCTCGGCAGGCCAAAAAGAGCATAACTAAACAATCCATATTCAACCATATATATTCAAAAGCAATAAAATTAGCTACGGGTCGTTTCGTAGCTAAGATAAGCCTTATCAGGTAACAAGCATTTACATGTTATCGACAACTAATTAAACCATTAAGCACAGGTGAAAAACATGGATAGGACATTAGGGATATTAATCGTCTCGGCGCTGGCGCTAGCTCTCCTCACGGCCACTATGGTTAGCGTCGGGCATAACGTCATGAACGAGGACGATGCGCTCAGGATAGCTGAGAATTTTATCACAAACGAAGCCACCTATAAGTTTGACGGCATGAAGGATACGCTTAAGCTCGACATCACGGGCACGTTCCCCGGCGGGTTTGAGGTTACCGGCTGCTTCATTTCAGCACACGGCGGATATGGCGACCGTACCGGCCAGTTCGTCACTGAAGCCCTAACTCCACACACCTGTATAATCATCATCTCAAACGGGAAGGTGGAGTCAGCGACTATGGACGGGTCATACGACATGATTTCCCAAAAGCTTATTTAAAAACCGCCGCAGGGAACATCCCGCCTTATATTAAAGCGGGATGCTGCGGTGTAGGATTTCTGGAGATAAGGGTTAGGGGCTATAGCAAAAAGCTGGCTATATACCCCCATCGCCCTAATATTTTAATCTTGGTAGCCATATATTAACTTTCTCTAACGATCATTCAACTGACATACGTAACGGGTTTTTTCTAGTGTTTAGAAGGGCCGCCCCCTGCGAAGAAAAAATTTATATACCATCAGGCAATGGAATACACTCGTTCATACGTTCATCTGTGTTTTCTAAAGACAGCGTGTGCTGTGCCAGTATTCGGCTGGCACTACCATCACATGGTATCTAAAAGAGGCACAACGGATGAAATGAGGAGACAGCGTCATGGCAGATAAATCCGATAAGCCTGAAAAGGCAAAGAAAGAGCAAAAGCAAGAGGCTCCCGCAGCGGAGGCCGCTCCAGCTCAAAAGAAAGGGGGCAAAAAGGAGAAGGCCACAAAGCCCGCAGAAGGGGCCGAGGCACAACACGGCAAGAAACAGCCTAAGATAAAAAAAGCCGAAGAAAAGGCTAAGGACGAGATTAAGTACATCGTCCGCATCGCGAACACTGACCTGGACGGCACGTCAACCGTACAGTACGCCCTGACGGGCATCAAGGGCATAGGCCTACGAGTTTCCAAGGTCATCGCCCGCAAGGCTGGCGTAGACCCCAACGCTATCATGGGATACCTGTCAGCCGAGCAGGTCGACCGCATCAAGAACGTCGTGGACAACATCGACACGAGCCTGCCCGCATGGATGCTAAACAGGCGCAGCGACATCTATACAGGCGAGAACAGGCACTTACTAGGAACGGACTTGATTCTTGGCGTGAAGGAAGACATCAACCTGATGAAAAAGATAAGGTGCTATAAGGGAATAAGGCACGAGCGCGGCCAGAAGGTGCGCGGCCAGAGGACGAGGTCGACCGGCAGGACCGGCGCCACCGTGGGCGTCATCAGGAAGAAGGAGGCCCCTGCGGCGGCCGCCGCCGGAGCAGGCGAGAAGAAAGAGGAGAAGAAGTGAGGCGATCTGAATGGGATACCCAGGTAAGGCAAAGAAGCTCTACAACACCCCTCACCACCCCTGGCAGAAGGCAAGGATCGACGAGGAGACAGCGCTTGTCAAGAAATACGGCCTGAGGAATAAGAAAAGCGTCTGGAAGTTCGCCTCCATGCTGAGGAAAATAAGGAGGCAGGCGAGGACCCTGCTCGGCGTTCTGGGCACAGGGCTGGCCTCCGAGGACTCACACTACGCCCGCGAGGCCAGCCAGATCCAGGCAAAGCTCCAGAGGCTTGGCGTGCTCAAGGAAGACTCGAAGCTCGAGGACATCCTGGCGCTAAAGGTGGAGGACTTGCTGGAGAGGCAGCTCCAGACAATTGTCTACAGGAAGGGCTTCGCTAACTCCATGAAGCAGGCGAGGCAATTCATAGTGCACGGCCACATCTCCGTCAACGGGCGCAAGGTCACCGTGCCCAGCTACATGGTGCTAAAGGCTGAAGAGGATACTATCGGGTACTACATAGGCTCTCCGATAACGAAGGAGGCCCTGACGGCGAAGCCGGCCGCGAAGGCGCCGAAGGCTGCGCCGGCTGCCGCGGATGCCGCGGATGCCGCGGCAGCGCCGAAAGCTCCGAAGGAGGGATAAGGTAAATGGCAGAACAGATAAAGTGGGCGGTAGCCCACATATTCTCATCGTTTAACAATACAATAATTACCATCACCGATTTGACCGGCGCCGAGACGCTCGCCAAGACGTCGGGCGGCATGGTGGTCAAGCAGGCCAGGAACGAGAGCTCGCCGTACGCGGCCATGCAGATGGCGGCAAACGTGGCAGAGCAGATTAAGGCTAAGGGCATCCAGGGCGTCCACATCAAGGTGCGCGCCCCTGGCGGGAACCGCCAGCGGAGCCCCGGCCCCGGCGCCCAGGCAGCCATACGGTCGCTCGCCAGGGCAGGCCTGAGGATAGGCAGGATAGAGGATGTCACCCCCATTCCACACGATGGCACGAGGGCTCCGGGTGGAAAGAGAGGCAGGCGCGTATAAGTATGAAGCTTGAGATCCTGGATCTCGGCGACCGGAAGGCCAGGTTCATCCTCTCAGGGGTTACCCCGGCCTTCTCGAACGCCTTGAGGCGCGCGATGCTTGCCGACATCCCCAAGATGGCCATCGACTACGTCGACATCTACGATAACACCTCGGTCATGTTCGATGAGATGCTCGCCCACCGGCTTGGGCTGATACCCCTTAAGACTAACCTCAACATGTATAAGCTCAAGGAGGAGTGCGATTGTAAGGGGGCGGGCTGTGCCCTCTGCCAGGTGACCTTCACGCTTTCTGCCGAAGGCCCCTGCATGGTGCACTCGAGGGACCTGAAGTCGTCTGACCCGGAGACCGTTCCAGCGGACGATAACATCCCCATAATAGAGCTTAAGGAGGGGCAGAAGCTGGTCTTGACAGCGGTTGCCAGGCTGGGGCATGGCAAGGAGCACGCCAAGTTCCAGCCCGTGTGCCCGCCCGGCTATAAATACGTTCCAATCATCGAAATTTCCGAGAAGTGTGACTCTTGTAAGCAGTGCGTTGAGGCCTGTCCGAGAGGAGTCTTCGCGGTCGATAAGAATAAGGTGGTCGTCGTGAGCCCCTATGAGTGCTCCATGTGTGAGCTGTGTATGGAGGCGTGTGACATTAATGCCATCAAGGTGTCGGCCGATAACACCGCTTTCATATTTTCCGTGGAGACGGATGGCTCCTTTAGCGCTGGCGAGGTCGTCACCCGCGCCGCGGATGCAATAAGGGCTAAGGCCGTTGCCCTCGGCGAGGTCATGGAAAGCCTGTAATGTGGCATCTTCGTAATGCCACTCCCTTTTTTATTGATAAATAACTTTATAAACCATAAACATCATTATTATTCCGCCTTAACGTATCTTCAGGAAGTTTATCTTAAGCCTGCGGGGATAGTCAAGCCTGGCCAAAGGCGCAGGACTTAAGATCCTGTCTCGAAGGAGTTCAAGGGTTCAAATCCCTT from Methanocella conradii HZ254 harbors:
- a CDS encoding carboxymuconolactone decarboxylase family protein; translation: MPYKEFEIFHKKTGFVPQLLESIKDTDPEMFETISRLDDVILKDGALSEKQKRIIAMCLSAQQQCSKCVDTHAKAALYLGATKQEIMEALFVCLLVGGAPCLSAARRTIAFLRGQIDPLEFAGE
- a CDS encoding nitroreductase family protein; translation: MNDVFKNIYLRRAVRDYRPDDVPDDIIRELIKAGTYAPSAVNRQPWRFVVIKDRDMIARLSDRAKKLWLDTARLDDPEAARLATAMRMPGFNIFYNAPVLVLIFAAPGAMYPECECALAAENMMLAARSLGIGSCWIGLAMPLGSDKSTLDELKVPEGHRLVAPLIFGYPVKDAQTAPPRNEDVILNWIQKSST
- a CDS encoding PAS domain-containing protein, which encodes MQVQQGQKPADEFGKCIEFLLEAVEGSYQPFIIADAAGIIKGCNGAFARLVGYAKEELVSKRVEDLTPPEWRRQESGIIAGQVRSGMPAIYRKEYVRKDGTRVPVEVFDRVAFDKDGRPMYFYAFITDLSEKR
- a CDS encoding 30S ribosomal protein S13; amino-acid sequence: MADKSDKPEKAKKEQKQEAPAAEAAPAQKKGGKKEKATKPAEGAEAQHGKKQPKIKKAEEKAKDEIKYIVRIANTDLDGTSTVQYALTGIKGIGLRVSKVIARKAGVDPNAIMGYLSAEQVDRIKNVVDNIDTSLPAWMLNRRSDIYTGENRHLLGTDLILGVKEDINLMKKIRCYKGIRHERGQKVRGQRTRSTGRTGATVGVIRKKEAPAAAAAGAGEKKEEKK
- a CDS encoding 30S ribosomal protein S4, translating into MGYPGKAKKLYNTPHHPWQKARIDEETALVKKYGLRNKKSVWKFASMLRKIRRQARTLLGVLGTGLASEDSHYAREASQIQAKLQRLGVLKEDSKLEDILALKVEDLLERQLQTIVYRKGFANSMKQARQFIVHGHISVNGRKVTVPSYMVLKAEEDTIGYYIGSPITKEALTAKPAAKAPKAAPAAADAADAAAAPKAPKEG
- a CDS encoding 30S ribosomal protein S11 gives rise to the protein MAEQIKWAVAHIFSSFNNTIITITDLTGAETLAKTSGGMVVKQARNESSPYAAMQMAANVAEQIKAKGIQGVHIKVRAPGGNRQRSPGPGAQAAIRSLARAGLRIGRIEDVTPIPHDGTRAPGGKRGRRV
- a CDS encoding DNA-directed RNA polymerase subunit D, giving the protein MKLEILDLGDRKARFILSGVTPAFSNALRRAMLADIPKMAIDYVDIYDNTSVMFDEMLAHRLGLIPLKTNLNMYKLKEECDCKGAGCALCQVTFTLSAEGPCMVHSRDLKSSDPETVPADDNIPIIELKEGQKLVLTAVARLGHGKEHAKFQPVCPPGYKYVPIIEISEKCDSCKQCVEACPRGVFAVDKNKVVVVSPYECSMCELCMEACDINAIKVSADNTAFIFSVETDGSFSAGEVVTRAADAIRAKAVALGEVMESL